A window from Drosophila subobscura isolate 14011-0131.10 chromosome O, UCBerk_Dsub_1.0, whole genome shotgun sequence encodes these proteins:
- the LOC117898465 gene encoding ubiquitin-like domain-containing CTD phosphatase 1: protein MNEIKEVVVIVKWSGKEYPVDLTDQDTVEVLRHEIFRKTQVRPERQKLLNLKYKGKTAPDNVKISALELKPNFKLMMVGSKEADIEDACRLPEDVGEVVDDFDDAEEREESVENSAVYLAKVQRRVRDYKIKELSPPREGKKLLVLDIDYTLFDHRSPAETGTELMRPYLHEFLTSAYADYDIVIWSATSMRWIEEKMRLLGVANNESYKIMFYLDSNAMISVHVQERGVVDVKPLGVIWALYKQYSASNTIMFDDIRRNFLMNPKSGLKIRPFRQAHLNRATDTELLKLSEYLRKIALHCKDFNSLNHRKWESYHPKKNS, encoded by the exons ATGAACGAAATTAAGGAAGTGGTTGTAATTGTTAAGTGGAGCGGCAAGGAGTACCCGGTGGACTTGACCGACCAGGACACCGTCGAAGTGCTGCGCCATGAGATCTTCCGCAAGACACAAGTGCGCCCGGAGCGTCAAAAGCTTTTAAATCTAAAGTATAAAG GCAAAACCGCTCCGGACAATGTGAAGATAAGTGCCTTGGAGCTGAAGCCGAATTTCAAGCTGATGATGGTCGGCTCGAAAGAGGCGGACATTGAGGACGCTTGCCGCCTGCCCGAGGATGTGGGCGAGGTGGTGGACGACTTCGATGATGCTGAGGAGCGCGAAGAGTCCGTGGAAAACTCGGCAGTGTATCTGGCCAAGGTGCAGCGCCGCGTGCGTGACTATAAGATAAAGGAGCTCTCGCCGCCACGCGAGGGCAAGAAGCTGCTCGTCCTGGACATAGACTACACGCTCTTCGATCACCGCTCGCCGGCGGAGACAGGCACAGAGCTGATGCGTCCGTACTTGCACGAGTTTCTCACATCCGCATATGCGGACTACGATATAGTGATCTGGTCGGCCACTAGCATGCGCTGGATTGAGGAGAAGATGCGTCTGCTGGGAGTGGCGAACAATGAGAGCTACAAAATTATGTTCTACCTCGACTCGAATGCAATGATCTCGGTCCACGTTCAGGAACGCGGTGTGGTGGACGTGAAGCCGCTGGGCGTCATCTGGGCCCTCTACAAGCAATACAGTGCCAGCAACACCATTATGTTTGACGACATTCGCCGCAACTTCCTAATGAATCCCAAGTCCGGCCTCAAGATACGCCCCTTCCGTCAGGCCCACCTCAATCGGGCCACGGACACGGAGCTGCTGAAGCTCTCGGAATACTTGCGCAAGATTGCCCTTCACTGCAAGGACTTCAATTCGCTCAACCATCGCAAGTGGGAGAGCTACCATCCCAAAAAGAACTCCTGA
- the LOC117898464 gene encoding 26S proteasome non-ATPase regulatory subunit 13 → MSNTQATVTAYLALQKKTTNKDLAAEWTLIEELYNEKLWNELTIKLVTFVRHESLQDESALLQLYQSFLSTFETKINPYGLIQILEVVVDNISDKTEAIEFLEKIKDKVKICDEAVWYLQVMQGNLYLTNLNDLNSTKKIIEELRDVLEEAGNVTPVHGKYYMLASQYYRRVGKHSDYYRCGLQFLGCSLDDYPRDQWAQQAFFLGLAALLGDGVYNIGELLAHPILESLQGTDNVWLVDLLKAFNTGDINKFNDMKKIWSKIPDLAAQEVKLRQKISLLCLMEMTFKRSAIQRAISFTDIAHETKLPAKEVELLIMKALALDLVRGEIDQVAGVVNMSWVQPRVLDRSQIVGMASTLDSWMGSITSMEKLMENRAAEILTN, encoded by the exons atgtCTAACACACAGGCGACCGTCACCGCTTACTTGGCCTTACAGAAGAAGACCACAAACAAAGATCTCGCTGCCGAGTGGACCCTCATAGAGGAGCTGTACAATgaaaa GTTGTGGAACGAGCTGACCATCAAGCTGGTGACATTCGTGCGCCATGAGTCGCTGCAAGACGAGtcggcgctgctgcagctctacCAGAGCTTCCTTTCCACCTTTGAAACAAA AATAAACCCATATGGTCTGATCCAAATTCTGGAAGTAGTCGTGGACAACATTAGCGACAAAACAGAGGCAATCGAATTCCTCGAAAAAATTAAGGACAAAGTCAAGATATGCGATGAGGCTGTGTGGTACCTGCAGGTCATGCAGGGCAACCTCTATCTTACAAATCTCAACGATCTGAACTCCACCAAGAAGATCATCGAGGAGTTGCGCGATGTCCTGGAGGAGGCCGGCAATGTGACGCCCGTTCACGGCAAATACTACATGCTCGCCTCGCAGTACTATCGCCGTGTGGGCAAGCACAGCGACTACTACCGGTGCGGACTGCAGTTCCTGGGCTGCTCGCTGGACGACTACCCACGCGACCAATGGGCACAGCAGGCGTTCTTCCTGGGACTAGCTGCCCTGCTCGGCGATGGCGTCTATAACATTGGCGAGCTGCTGGCGCATCCCATTCTGGAGTCGCTGCAGGGCACCGACAACGTGTGGCTGGTGGATCTGCTTAAGGCGTTTAACACAGGCGATATTAACAA ATTCAATGACATGAAGAAGATCTGGTCAAAGATTCCCGATCTGGCTGCCCAGGAGGTCAAGCTGCGCCAGAAGAtatctctgctctgccttATGGAGATGACATTCAAACGCTCGGCCATCCAGCGCGCCATTTCCTTTACGGACATCGCCCATGAGACCAAACTGCCGGCCAAGGAAGTGGAGCTGTTGATCATGAAAGCCCTGGCCCTGGATCTGGTGCGCGGCGAAATCGATCAGGTGGCTGGCGTCGTGAACATGTCGTGGGTGCAACCGCGCGTCCTTGATCGCAGCCAGATTGTGGGCATGGCCAGCACCCTGGACTCCTGGATGGGATCGATCACGAGCATGGAGAAGCTAATGGAGAATCGTGCAGCTGAAATTCTCACCAATTAG